One window of the Pseudarthrobacter sp. ATCC 49987 genome contains the following:
- a CDS encoding proteasome assembly chaperone family protein, whose product MLERISGSLLDPESLYRRDDALFRSPELRGLNLVMGFTGFADAGHVVRQITAELLDTLDSTMVAEFDADQLIDYRSRRPQISFVEDHLQDYQAPRLALYRLVDGLGSPFLFLAGFEPDLQWERFARAVVGIVEDLDVNLVTWIHSIPMPVPHTRPVGVTVHGNRPDLIEGISVWKPTVEVPAAVGHLLELRLTDAGRNVAGYVMHVPHYLAEAEYPTAAVAGLEYLGAATSLMLPADRLREAGREVGRQIAEQIDASEDVQQVVSRLETRYDENAEGTVRRSLLADENDQLPNADALGAAVEAYLAREQPGE is encoded by the coding sequence GTGCTTGAACGGATTTCCGGCTCCCTGCTGGACCCCGAATCGCTGTACCGGCGTGATGACGCGCTGTTCCGCAGCCCCGAACTGCGCGGTCTGAACCTCGTCATGGGCTTCACCGGATTTGCCGATGCAGGACACGTCGTCAGGCAGATCACCGCCGAACTGCTGGACACGCTGGATTCCACGATGGTGGCCGAGTTCGACGCCGACCAGCTGATCGACTACCGCTCCCGCCGCCCGCAGATCAGTTTCGTCGAGGACCATCTGCAGGACTACCAGGCGCCGCGCCTGGCACTGTACCGGCTGGTGGACGGGCTTGGCAGCCCGTTCCTGTTCCTGGCCGGGTTTGAACCGGACCTGCAATGGGAGCGGTTCGCGCGCGCCGTCGTGGGCATCGTCGAGGACCTGGACGTCAACCTCGTCACGTGGATCCATTCCATCCCCATGCCCGTACCGCACACCCGGCCCGTCGGAGTGACGGTCCACGGCAACCGACCGGACCTCATCGAGGGCATCTCGGTGTGGAAGCCCACCGTCGAGGTGCCCGCCGCCGTCGGCCACCTCCTTGAACTGCGGCTGACGGACGCCGGGCGCAACGTCGCCGGCTACGTGATGCATGTGCCGCACTACCTTGCCGAAGCGGAATACCCGACGGCGGCCGTCGCCGGACTCGAATACCTGGGCGCGGCCACCTCGCTAATGCTGCCCGCCGACCGGCTCCGCGAAGCCGGCCGGGAAGTCGGGCGCCAGATCGCCGAGCAGATTGACGCGTCGGAGGACGTGCAGCAGGTGGTCTCGCGGCTCGAAACCCGGTACGACGAGAACGCCGAAGGCACCGTGCGCCGGTCCCTGCTCGCCGACGAGAACGACCAGCTGCCCAACGCGGATGCCCTCGGTGCCGCCGTCGAGGCCTACCTGGCCCGTGAACAACCCGGCGAATAA
- the lpdA gene encoding dihydrolipoyl dehydrogenase — MADQATAQEFDILVLGGGSGGYATALRAVQLGLTVGLIEKGKLGGTCLHNGCIPTKALLHSAELADHARDSAKYGVNVTLDSIDITAVNAYKDGIIAGKFKGLQGLIKGKKGITVIEGEGKLQGTDTIVVNGTAYKGKNIVLATGSYSRSLPGLEIGGKVITSDEALTMDFIPKSAIILGGGVIGVEFASVWKSFGVDVTIIEGLPSLVPNEDATIVKAFERAFKKRGIKFSTGTFFQGVEQNADGVKVTLVDGKTFEADLMLVAVGRGPVTANLGYEEAGLTIDRGFVITNERLHTGVGNVYAVGDIVPGVQLAHRGYQQGIFVAEEIAGLKPVVVEDVNIPKVTYSEPEIATVGYTEKAAKAKFGDDQVLTQEYNLAGNGKSSILGTSGLVKLVRQKDGPVVGVHMIGSRMGEQIGEAQLIVNWEAYPEDVAQLVHAHPTQNESLGEAHLALAGKALHG; from the coding sequence GTGGCCGATCAGGCAACTGCGCAAGAATTCGACATCCTGGTACTCGGCGGCGGCAGCGGCGGCTACGCAACTGCCCTGCGTGCCGTTCAGCTTGGCCTCACGGTTGGCCTGATCGAAAAGGGCAAGCTCGGCGGCACCTGCCTGCACAACGGCTGTATCCCCACCAAGGCCCTGCTGCACTCCGCGGAACTGGCCGACCACGCCCGTGACTCGGCGAAGTACGGCGTCAACGTCACCCTGGACAGCATCGACATCACCGCTGTCAACGCCTACAAAGACGGCATCATCGCCGGCAAGTTCAAGGGCCTGCAGGGCCTCATCAAGGGCAAAAAGGGCATCACCGTCATCGAGGGCGAAGGCAAGCTCCAGGGCACCGACACCATCGTCGTGAACGGCACCGCGTACAAGGGCAAGAACATTGTCCTCGCGACCGGCTCCTACTCCCGCTCGCTGCCGGGCCTGGAAATCGGCGGCAAGGTCATCACCTCCGACGAAGCCCTCACCATGGATTTCATCCCCAAGAGCGCGATCATCCTGGGCGGCGGCGTGATCGGCGTCGAGTTCGCTTCAGTGTGGAAGTCCTTCGGCGTCGACGTCACCATCATCGAGGGCCTGCCGTCGCTGGTCCCGAACGAGGACGCGACGATCGTCAAGGCCTTCGAGCGCGCCTTCAAGAAGCGCGGCATCAAGTTCTCCACCGGCACCTTCTTCCAGGGCGTTGAGCAGAACGCCGACGGCGTCAAGGTCACCCTCGTGGACGGCAAGACCTTCGAGGCGGACCTTATGCTCGTCGCGGTCGGCCGCGGCCCCGTCACGGCCAACCTTGGCTACGAGGAAGCCGGCCTGACCATCGACCGCGGCTTCGTTATCACCAACGAACGCCTGCACACCGGCGTTGGCAACGTCTACGCCGTCGGCGACATCGTCCCGGGCGTCCAGCTGGCCCACCGCGGATACCAGCAGGGCATCTTCGTCGCCGAGGAAATCGCCGGCCTGAAGCCGGTTGTCGTCGAGGACGTCAACATCCCCAAGGTCACCTACTCCGAGCCGGAAATCGCGACTGTCGGTTACACGGAGAAGGCCGCCAAGGCCAAGTTCGGTGACGACCAGGTCCTGACCCAGGAATACAACCTTGCCGGCAACGGCAAGAGCTCCATCCTGGGCACCAGCGGCCTCGTGAAGCTGGTCCGCCAGAAGGACGGCCCCGTCGTCGGGGTCCACATGATCGGCTCCCGTATGGGCGAGCAGATCGGTGAAGCCCAGCTGATCGTGAACTGGGAAGCCTACCCGGAAGACGTGGCCCAGCTGGTCCACGCCCACCCGACGCAGAACGAGTCCCTCGGCGAGGCCCACCTGGCCCTGGCCGGCAAGGCCCTCCACGGCTAG
- a CDS encoding leucyl aminopeptidase, with product MVKNTEVKLSAVAGDLKKSPSDALVIGVGQGTDGPVLLSNPLTAKAAEALAESLSVLGITGAADQAHRLPGLSEAGAKVLVLAGVGKVSAAQPLTEEALRRAAGSAVRQLAGVSTVTLALPTTSLGDVAAVAEGAAMGAYSFTEYRSAKDGLKDPVNNVVIVTDFAADKALKPVLDRAALIGKAVNATRSLVNQPPSHLYPESFAEAAKELSKGLPVKVTVWDEKRLEKEGFGGILGVGKGSTRQPRLVKVEYSPARATAKIALVGKGITFDTGGISLKPHLGMGDMKSDMAGAAVVLNTVLALAGLGLPVKATAWLCIAENMPSGAAQRPADVLTMFGGKTVEVLNTDAEGRLVMADGIVAASQEYPDAIIDVATLTGAQLIALGDRTAGVMGSESVTGPLKAAADRAGELVWPMPLPEELRPSLDSQVADLANIGERHGGMMTAAVFLREFVGKGKDGEQIPWAHIDIAGPSFNNGSPYGYNHKQGTGCTVRTLVAYVEDILAKTA from the coding sequence GTGGTCAAGAATACGGAAGTCAAACTTAGTGCAGTTGCAGGGGACCTCAAGAAGTCCCCCAGCGACGCCCTTGTCATCGGCGTGGGCCAAGGCACGGACGGTCCCGTCCTGCTCAGCAACCCCCTGACCGCCAAGGCCGCCGAAGCCCTGGCCGAATCACTGAGTGTTCTTGGCATCACCGGGGCAGCGGACCAGGCCCACCGCTTGCCGGGCCTGAGCGAGGCCGGCGCGAAAGTCCTCGTGCTCGCCGGCGTCGGAAAGGTCTCCGCGGCGCAGCCGCTCACCGAGGAGGCGCTGCGCCGCGCCGCCGGCTCGGCGGTCCGCCAGCTGGCCGGCGTCAGCACGGTCACTTTGGCCCTCCCGACGACGTCGCTTGGGGATGTCGCGGCCGTCGCCGAGGGCGCGGCCATGGGCGCCTACTCGTTCACCGAATACCGCTCCGCCAAGGACGGCCTGAAGGATCCCGTCAACAACGTCGTGATTGTCACCGATTTTGCCGCCGACAAGGCCCTGAAACCGGTGCTGGACCGTGCCGCACTGATTGGCAAGGCGGTCAACGCGACCCGCTCGCTGGTCAACCAGCCGCCCAGCCACCTCTACCCCGAATCCTTCGCAGAAGCGGCCAAGGAACTGTCCAAGGGCCTGCCGGTCAAGGTGACCGTGTGGGACGAGAAGCGCCTGGAAAAGGAAGGCTTCGGCGGAATCCTCGGCGTCGGCAAGGGCTCCACCCGGCAGCCGCGCCTTGTCAAGGTCGAATACTCCCCCGCCAGGGCCACCGCCAAGATCGCCCTCGTGGGCAAGGGCATCACCTTCGACACCGGCGGCATCTCGCTCAAGCCGCACCTCGGCATGGGCGACATGAAGTCCGACATGGCGGGCGCCGCCGTCGTACTGAACACCGTCCTGGCCCTCGCCGGCCTGGGCCTGCCGGTCAAGGCGACCGCCTGGCTCTGCATCGCGGAAAACATGCCCTCGGGTGCCGCGCAGCGTCCCGCCGACGTGCTCACCATGTTCGGCGGCAAGACCGTTGAGGTCCTGAACACCGACGCCGAGGGCCGCCTGGTCATGGCCGACGGCATCGTCGCCGCCAGCCAGGAGTACCCGGACGCGATCATCGACGTCGCCACCCTCACCGGCGCGCAACTCATCGCCCTCGGCGACCGCACGGCCGGCGTGATGGGCTCCGAATCCGTTACCGGCCCGCTCAAGGCTGCTGCTGACCGCGCCGGCGAACTGGTCTGGCCGATGCCGCTGCCTGAAGAGCTGCGCCCCAGCCTCGACTCGCAGGTCGCGGACCTCGCCAACATCGGCGAACGCCATGGCGGCATGATGACGGCTGCCGTTTTCCTGCGCGAATTCGTGGGCAAGGGCAAGGACGGCGAACAGATCCCCTGGGCCCACATCGATATTGCCGGCCCGTCCTTCAACAACGGCAGCCCCTACGGCTACAACCACAAGCAGGGCACGGGCTGCACCGTGCGCACGCTCGTGGCCTACGTCGAGGACATCCTGGCCAAAACCGCCTAG